The DNA sequence GGGCGTCGGTGAACTTGATGCAGTACGTGCCGGCTGAGGGCTTCTGCACCGGGGCGATGCCCTTGGACTGGGAGAGGGCACCGTTGTACTCGACCAAGGCGCCGGCCTGCGCGTACGGGGCGCGCGCGGGACCGGCCTGGGAGGCGAAGGCAACGGCGGTGCCGACCGAGGCCGTGACCGCGGCCAGGACTGCGGCGGCTGCGATCTTGGACCGCGTGGTGGAGAGCAGGGTCATCACGGGATTCCTTTACTGGGGCGGGATACCGCCACACGTGTGCACGGCGGCCGGAGTGAATGGGGGGCATCTAGGTAGTGGCGAGGTTGAACGCCTGATCCACGCGGGCCCGCTGGAGCCGGTGATGGCCGCCAGGATCGCCCGAGGAGCTTTGCAGTGCTGGGCTGGGCGTGGCCCGCCTGCGGACCACGGTGTCGGCCGACCGGGCGCATAGGGGGTCTCGCCCCTGTCGTCCCCGGCGCCCTTCCCGGTCACCCTCCACACGCGCTTCCAGCGGCAGACCGGCCGGGCCACACCCAGTAGGCGCGGCTAGTGCACGGTGATGGTGAACGCCGTGTCGACCCAGGTGATGGTGTTGCTTTGGACGCTGTGCACCGTGATGGCGTCCGTGGCGTTGCCGCAGGTGGCGGTCGGCCGTCCGGTGACGATGAACGTGGCCCAGGCGCCGTTACTCGTGACCTGGATCGCCGCGTTCGCCAGGTCGATGGGGTCGGGGTCCGACACCGTGACGCAGTAATTCCCTGTGCTGACCCTGGTGGACGTGGCGTTCTTGACCGCCAGCGGATCACCGTTTGCCGCTACTTTCGCGGCGGCTCGGGCATAGGGCGCGTACATGTCGACCGGGGCCGCGGTCGCCGTGCCGGCCAGGCCGGGGACCGATACCAGCGCGGCAACGGTCAGGGCGATGGCGCGGCTACGCCTGGTGATGCTGTGGGTCGTGGCTCTTCCTTCTTCTCGGTCGCCTCGGCTCACTCCGGGCGGGCGGCCGGGTAACGCCGGCGAGCGGTTGGCCCCGCTTCCTGACCGGCCAAGACAGCTTGATCACTGACTGGATGCAAGCGGATGCGTCTGGCGACGATCAAGGCGCCGGTGGATCACTCACCCGAACGCGCCGGAGGAAACGTCTCTGGGCTCGCCCAGCTGCTACGCGATCGTCGGGGCCCGCCACGCTGCGCCCGGCGCGGGAACGGGGGCCAAGCTGGTGCCCCTGCCCACTCGTCCACCTCCGGACCAGGAGGTGACGGGCCGTCCGCTCACCGACCGGCCCGGAAATGACTGAGCGCCCCACCTGGTCGGAACCGGGTAGGGCGCTCAGTAGCAGGTCAGATGGGTTAACCCCAACCTACGAGCAGCGTGGGGCGGGGTGCCGATCGGCTCAGCGCCAGTACTGATCAGGAGCGGCCACAGGGGCAACATCGGCCACACCATCGATGAAGGCTCCGCCTACCCGCAGGAGTGCAGGCGATCCGAACTCGGGGACAAGGGTGTCCGTGATGGCGTGGCTGAACCGGGGCTCGAAGCCCGTATCAGCCTGAGCCGAAGAGGCGGTTGCGACGACGGCCCCCGCGAGGGCGACGGCGGCAAGGATGCGGGTCGTGTTGTTCATGGCCTGCCAACGATCTTGGCTCGTCAGGGTCACGCCCGGCAAGAGGCACCGCATCAGGCCTCAGCCCTGGAGCGTGCGGACCATGACCGCGAAGAGCGGGCTGTCGGGGAAGGGCTGCTGGGTGCCTACCTGGGTGTAGGACCAGGACTCGTAAAGGCTCTGGACCTTGGGGTGGGCGCTGTCGACGAGGAGGACGGCCAGGGATTCGGGGCGGACTGCGAGGAGGGTCTCGTGGATCTGGTGGGCAGTGCCGGTCCTGCGCCAGGGGGAGCGGACCATGAGTTCGGACAGGGCGTACGTGCGGGTGCCTGAGGCCGGCTGCGGGGTCGCTTGGTGACCCTGCCACCATTCGGCGCCTTCGCGTTGGGTGGCTCCGAAGGCGTAGCCGACGGGTTGCCGGTGCCTCGTGCCCGTCCGTCCGCCTCCTGACCAGGAGATGACGGGCCATCCGCTCACGCACGGGCCCGGAAACGACTTAGCGCCCCATCTGGCCGAAACCAGTTGGGGCGCTAAGTGCCAGGTCAGAGGGTTTCCCCCCGCCCGCGAGCAGTAGGCCATGTCGGACTCGAACCGACAACCAACGGATTAAGAGTCCAGGCAAGATCATGCCGGGGCGTCCCACCAGATCCGGCGGAGTCCAGAAGTTCCAGGTCAGACGGATTCGGCGTGCCGCTGCATCCACGTCAGACCGGCTCTTCCCGTCGGGTCCGCTCACGTATCGCTCACGCATCCGACCCCGGTGACCTGGGTGCTTATCGACCGAAGCGGAAGGTCACGCCCCGAGGCGGCGGAGGCGGATCGACCACTTCATCGAAGGGCTTGGATGTCCCCCGGCCAGTTCTGGCTCAGGACCAGGGCGTCTCCTCGGTCTCGCCGGCCCAGCCGCGTATCCGTGCCAGATTCTGGTGAGGCCCTCGGTAGCCCAGTGACTCAAGGACAAGCAGGGACAGGTAGTGCCGGGTGAGCAGCCAGGCTTCCGTG is a window from the Streptomyces sp. NBC_01244 genome containing:
- a CDS encoding GNAT family N-acetyltransferase; translated protein: MSGWPVISWSGGGRTGTRHRQPVGYAFGATQREGAEWWQGHQATPQPASGTRTYALSELMVRSPWRRTGTAHQIHETLLAVRPESLAVLLVDSAHPKVQSLYESWSYTQVGTQQPFPDSPLFAVMVRTLQG